The DNA sequence GGGGCACACTTAAgcttaacacacacacctttaatccttttgttaattaaaaataacattttttggtTCAAGCTGGTTatgaaaaagctaaaaacaccTATGAGGAGCCTCTCAGCCAGCTAATGAAAGGTGAAtaactaatgttaaaaaaattaaaggtttttacacttttgaaAGTATTTGTACTCTTCTTCTCCAGGGCGAGCAAGCAAATGCTAACCTGTAGTCGGCAATGACGACAAAATGTTTAGCGCAGCCAGCAACAACCTTCTCCTGAGTCAGACAGCCACTGTGACACAGAGAGAGCGACGGTGTGAGGCGGAAGTCAAACGATACACAGCTGAAGTCCTGCTATCTGCATTCCACCGTACTCACCCTCCACCTTTTATCAGTGTCAGGTCAGAATCCACTTCATCTGCTCCGTCGATTGCTACATCCAACTGAGGATGAAAGACAACAACTAGTTACACAAGCTGCAGTAAAAGCCTCCTGTACATTTGGAAATTGCGACACTCAGCGCCACCAAATGCACAGACATCATTTCAACAGGGCTCCAATTCAAGCCGACTGGGTTTGAGAGCCAACATATTGTGGCCCCATCTCATTTCCACGGCTCCCAGTGTCATTTGTAACAAGCTCGTCATACTTCTGGGTGCCTGTCCAGATCCGACAGCGTGAGGCCGTGCTGCAGGATCAGCTGACGAGCCTGTGGGCAGAGGAGGGGAAAGAACAGGAGATGATGTGATGCAAAGCAAGACACAAAGCCAAGGAAAAGCAATCCAACTGTGTGCTGTTATTTTCTTCGTGATACACAGGAATTTGTACTTTGCCTCCTGCAAGTCGCTCTGACTGAACTGTGTCAGCTTCTTGCTTAGAAGCTGACACAGTGTGATGCAATAAATTGCATTCAAAGCCACAACGGTGCAGTCTTGCCTTATGTGCTTTGTACAGAAAACTAAGCGACCAGGGTGGTCGGGTTAGTCTCTAAGTGGGAATGTAATGGCGCATAAACTAACCTGGAAGGAGGTGGGCACGCACACAATGTTGAGATTCTCCTGACGCACTCTCTCCGCTGGAACAAACAGCAGACGtgaaggcattttttttttgcaaaggctAAACACTCAAACCAGGCTGCTTGTGGCGACGATATGAAAGCCAGGGTTAAAGTTGCCTCACTCACCCAGTCTGTCTACAGAATAGACAATAGTTGATCCGCTGCCGACTCCAATCACCTGGTTGTTCTACCAGAGACGGAAAAGAACTCAAACCCATGCAACATTTCACATCTACACCTAAACGTGAAAACCTGCATTTTACTGTAACcgggtaaaaagaaaaaaaaaacaacatccattTATGCCTTTTAAAAGGAAAGTGTGTATGAAACTTAACAGCTGGACGTATTGATTTATACATTGGTATAAACTAGTGGGACGAGAACCAGCTCGTGTGCTGATGATCTTTAACACGTTACGCTGACTTTTGGTGGCGGAACAATAAGTTAGTTAATTTCCGTAAAAGCATTGAGCAGCTAGACTCAACAAAGCCACACTTGTTTTTTCTGACATGTGACATGAACGTGGAGCAGATATGCGACGGTGTCCACGTTCACGAACCAGTAGAGCACAAACTAAGACTTTATTATTATCCATGTAACGTTACGCTCTGCCGTAATGTTCCGTTTAAAGGGCGCGTGGCATGTGAGCGCATCCCTATCTGTTTGTCACGCTTGCTAGCAGCTAGCACATGCTGTTACGTAGGGTTAAAGGCGCATAAAGTTAGCCCGCCACACCGGGACAAGCACGAATACCACTGAGCTAAATCACTCATGACCCATGCAGGTTAGATAACGGGGACAATTAGCACGCTAGGCTAACATTACATGTcctcttctgtctgtttgtacTTCGGCTAACTCTGCTAGCTAACCGGACAAACTGCTGGAAATGAACTGAGCCGGTGCAAATAAAAACGAGCTAGCAGGCTGTGGACACGTTAGCTGACAGGGACACCGTGGACAGTCCACTGTACCTGGACGTGGTTGTCCACCGCGGCGTAGGCGGCCAGCTTCTTCGCTTCCTCTGCCATGTTAGCCGCACACTGACGGAACGCGCACACGTGTTTGAGCCTACAGGACGGCGCTGAAGGCACAAAGCCAGTTGCCGGGTTAGTGGAGGAGACGCAGACCCTCCCCCGGAGTCTCAGGACCCGGCCCACAAACATGCGGACTGACAGAGCGACAGGAGACGAGGTGGTGGCTCTGCGCGAACAGgaggagctgtttttttttttttttttttgggtctcttctgtctgacaatAAGATTAAAACGTTAAAGTTCCACAGCTTCACAGTCATCACTTTCAGGCTGGTGGTTTGTCCTGAGGGAGGCGCCAGAGCTACAGGCTCCATGCGAGCTCAGCCACGTGGTTCCTCCTCTGGGAGCAGGAATGAACTCAGCCACTGTGCATCATTAagtcaaatgactaaatgtaaagtcaTAAATTACAGTAATACCTTTTAAGCACGGACCAAagtgagggggccaaaacattataaTAAACTTACTTCTTATAATGCTTCCTATAATAAACCATTAGGATAAATTGCAAATTTCTCAttgcataagaaaaaaaaacacaagcaaacatacatATTTACGTCACTACTACTTTTTATTTGGCAAACAGCTTGAGATAGTCTTTTTTCaatgtacagtgtgtatgtatatatatatatttatacatacatatatataaacacactatACACTATAGTGAACCAACACATTCTGTTTGATAACCATTTTTTCCTCATCTTTACATATTACAGCTTACAAATATAGCTGGTCTTTTTGACAAAATTACAGATTCTGTTTGACACCTAAATTAGTATGCTATATAAAAACCCACACACCTTACATTCATGATTAGAAAAAGTGGGATTGTGAAACCAGggaaagggaagaaaagaaaaaaaacaccacagtaCGCAGTTTCAATCAAATCCAATTAGGGGGAGGGGAGTCAGGGTTTCACAGACAGAGTAGTGGGTCTGGCACTCTGAAACCAATGTGAAGTCCTCTGAGAGAAGTTTGCTGCCATTCCAACATCATCAGTACAGAGAAGATATCAAGGAACAACAACAATACTGTCACATAAGAAGAAGAGTGGTGAGATCTCTGTTGTCTGACCAAAGTTAGAAACTAATACCATTCCACGGATTATAATGGATAGTTGATAAAACCTAAACTTTGCATTGCAAACTATACATATTACTTTATACCTCGAAATCTCATCTCTGACCAGTGCTGTCTTAAGGCTTAGTCCAAGGATTATGCAAATGTTTCCGAGCTTTTCTTTCATGCCTCGCTATCACGGCACGAGACATCTGCTCAAATTGGACATCTTTCTCACATCTGTAAGACAAAGTTGAACAGAACTGCATGAGGGAGCTGCCATTTGGATATCGGGAAAGCAACTAAACCGGATTAAAATCCGGCACCGTCAATGCCTCGTTGACAGGCAaacgtcttcttcttcttcttcttctttttgtaccTGATGTGTGCAATAATTGAATCAGCACAGAGTGGGCCTTGTACCGCGAGGATGGATTGAAAAGTCGCTGTCTGAAAAAACAGCTGGTCTGTCGGCGGTTCACTGATGGGTCAGCTTCACTGGAAAACCCGAATCTCTCCACTAGTTCTGCTTTACACACAGTATTGCTGAATATTGAGCGTTGCATTTGGTTTATAGAGAAATTACTGTTTGActtactacttttttttttgcctgtgcAGGATACATGTCCATTGGCATCACATTGTATCAAAACCCCAGATGAAACATGCTTTAAGCAAACCAGtgcttaaaagtttttttttttttctttttgtactgtAGATAACAAGATAATCTTCCCAGACATCTGGATTATTACATGACAACATTTGCAAGCATTAATCTAGAGTGTAATCATAACATCTAAATAGAAAACAAGACCGGATTATTCTAAAACTCATCTTTGAACACTTgtccacaaaaagaaaaataaattaaaaaggctGCATTTTGTTGAATCCAAAGCCcacatttgattttcttttgcctttttttttttttaaccctcaTGTGCCTCTTTTCTTGACGAGCAATGCACCAGACACGGAGCTGGAAGGGGACACTGATATGTAAACATCAAAGCCAGATGTAAGACGAGACACTTGAATtgcaacaaaatgtggaaagttttttgttttttgtttttttgtttttttttgggggggggggggggttggctTAGG is a window from the Channa argus isolate prfri chromosome 16, Channa argus male v1.0, whole genome shotgun sequence genome containing:
- the rpia gene encoding ribose-5-phosphate isomerase — encoded protein: MFVGRVLRLRGRVCVSSTNPATGFVPSAPSCRLKHVCAFRQCAANMAEEAKKLAAYAAVDNHVQNNQVIGVGSGSTIVYSVDRLAERVRQENLNIVCVPTSFQARQLILQHGLTLSDLDRHPELDVAIDGADEVDSDLTLIKGGGGCLTQEKVVAGCAKHFVVIADYRKDSKALGQQWKKGVPIEVIPMAYVPVSRRIAKCFGGEASLRMAVSKAGPVVTDNSNFILDWKFDQAQNWKDVNTAIKMIPGVVETGLFVGMAERAYFGMEDGSVQVRDPPVN